The DNA region CGCTCTCGCGCCGAACGCCGGCACGTTGATCGCCGCCCGGGCGCTGCAGGGCGTCGGCGGCGCGCTGCTCACCCCCGGCTCGCTCGCGATCATCGAGGCCTCCTTCCACCCGGACGACCGGCCGCGCGCGATCGGCCTGTGGTCCGGCTTCGGCGGGATCGCGGCGGCCCTCGGACCGTTCCTCGGCGGGTGGCTGGTCGACGGCCCCGGCTGGCGGTGGACGTTTGTGCTGAGCATCGTCCCGGCGCTGCTGTGCGTGCCCGTCGCGCTGAACCACGTCCCGGAATCCGTGGGCGGGCTCCGCGAGGACACGGGGGTGGCCACCGGCGCTGCCGGCCGGGGGCGTTGGGCTTTCGACGTACCCGGCGCCGTCCTGGGCGCCCTGGCCCTCGCCCTGACCACCTACGCGCTGACCGCGGCACGCCACGGTGGGCCGGTGGCCGTCGCCGCGGCAGTCGGCGGCGTCGTCTGCGGCGCCGCCTTCCTCCACGTGGAGCGGCGCAGCGCCGACCCCATGATGCCGCCGGCGATCTTCTCCTCCCGGCAGTTCACCGCTATAAACCTGATCACCCTGTGCGTCTACGCGAGCACCGGCGGGTTCTACTTCCTGGCCGCGCTGCAGCTGCAGATCGTCGTCGGGTACTCGGCCCTGGCGGCCGGCGCGGCCATGCTGCCCACCACCGTGCTGATGCTGCTGTTCTCCTCCGGCTCGGGGGTGCTCGCCCAGCGGCTGGGGCCCCGGCTCCCGCTCACTCTCGGACCGCTGGTGTGCGGCGCGGGCATGCTGATGATGCTGCGGGTCGGGCCGGGCGCGTCCTACCCGGCCGACGTCCTGCCCGCGCTGGTGGTGATGGGAACCGGCATGGTCGTCCTGGTCGCTCCGCTGACCGTGACCCTGCTGTCCTCGGTGGG from Streptomyces sp. NBC_00258 includes:
- a CDS encoding MFS transporter yields the protein MKHSPATDGAAPVPVPLLRIASARGRWTLLATVLGSSVVLLGSTVTNVALPRIGRDFGADLAVLQWTVNAYMLALAGLILLGGSLGDRLGRRRVFVVGVVWFAVASLLCALAPNAGTLIAARALQGVGGALLTPGSLAIIEASFHPDDRPRAIGLWSGFGGIAAALGPFLGGWLVDGPGWRWTFVLSIVPALLCVPVALNHVPESVGGLREDTGVATGAAGRGRWAFDVPGAVLGALALALTTYALTAARHGGPVAVAAAVGGVVCGAAFLHVERRSADPMMPPAIFSSRQFTAINLITLCVYASTGGFYFLAALQLQIVVGYSALAAGAAMLPTTVLMLLFSSGSGVLAQRLGPRLPLTLGPLVCGAGMLMMLRVGPGASYPADVLPALVVMGTGMVVLVAPLTVTLLSSVGASNAGLASGINNAAARAAGLMAVAALPLLVGMGPDAYRSGAAFDASFRRAMPLCAGLLAVGAALAFALLRQTTAAPHRPQRWAHGGLLEPPLVSRFTHHRSAK